The window GGTCAGTGTGACGCCACTCATTTATAGCAACTACTGTAGGTTCCACCGTCAAGCGACCCTTCCTAACGCAAACGCTTGTCCTAACTGCGGTCATTCTCAACCACTCACCTATCCTATTCTGACTATTTACAATGCTTGAAAATATGATACTGTAACTATCAGTTACAGTATCTGATACTGTAACTGATAGATTACAGTATCTGATACTGTAACTGATAGGGGGAGAAGCGTCGtccacatgtacactacacacggccttcgccactgtaaccatcttcactacacaagaccatcatcactgtaactatcttcactacacacggccttcgccactgtaaccatcttcactacacaagaccatcatcactgtaactatcttcactacacattgccatcaccactgtaaccatcttcactacacatgacactgtcttcatcactttaACTACACAGACTCAACATCACTGCAGCCCACTATAATCTGCCCTGCCATTCCTCAACATTTCATAAATTAATTTTGATTCGCTAATTTAGTTTTGTAATTCAGTTTTTAATTACTCAGAACGAACAAATTAACGAAATCGTTATTAAGGTTGGACCGTTGCTGGCGAAGCATAGCCTGAGGATAGGTTACTTAACGATGGGGTTACTTAACGAAGGGATTACGATAATGACTTAACTACgaagaaaggctacgggagctaaacctcacgtccctagaagacagaagagtaagggggagacatgataaccacctacaaaattcctgAGTGGCGTCTGTGAATGCCACCTCCGGTGACATCCACAATCGCTTGAAAACAAAAAGTATCACTTGGCTACGCCACGGGCCTATCGTTAGTAAACTCAACAATCAGTATACTGTACTGAGAGTATAGAGAgtatacgggagacatctcccgtcacgcagggtgcagtcgcacctccacagatctccagtatcagctcttgatactggtaatggctcaaaagggccaccacttacgggcttttcatgccagtgccaccttttgggtggcttaatcttcatcaatcaatcagagaGTAtagaatactgtatatatatcgtTCTGCTTATCGtagtctctctatctatctccacTCTACCTAGGCAAGAGTGGGGAAGGCCCTATGCGGCCCTCTTGTCACGCTATTTACCCAAATATATACCCAAATATTGTCTTGATGGTACGGAGACAAAACCTTATTATTTTTCCGAACCCTCAGCAAAGTTAATGGTTCAAACGAGAACTTTGTGGGTTGCAACAGTTTATTTTTGTTCGTTCgaccaaatagttgctataaataccatcacgtgtgtgtgtggaggctgggcgGAATTATACACAGTGCCCTGGGAACACATACGGGCTCCACTCGACATAATAAGTGAAATATATGATTAGATAGTGTTAAAAATGTCATATTCCGCGGGAGAGGCAAGTCTTATCAGTTTAGCTCTTGGGAACGTGTGTCTGGCTCTCAAGCACACTACTCTACCGTCTCCTGTCCTGCTTTCCATCCTCTACTTATCCCTCCCCACTACAATCTCCTATCCTTTTCAGCCATCTCTATCAaacccttcccttccttctctactctctctctctctctctctctctctctctctctctctctctctctctctctctctctctcctacttttTCCTACCcaccagcccaaccacttggactggacggtagaacgacggtctcgcttcatgcaaggtcagcgttcaatccccgaccgtccaagtggttgggcaccattccttccccccgtcccatcccaaatccttatcctgaccccttcccagtgctatatagtcgtaatgacttggcgctttcccctgatagttcccttcccttctcttcctacCCACCATTCCACTTCTTCCCTTCCGTTCCATCCCCACCCCTCTACCACACAAGCAAAAGCTAAGTGCCTAGCCACACAAAGTGACTGAAGTGCTTTCATGTTGAGATTTAGGCCTTTGGTCAGGTAATGAAACTGGACAGAGCTTTTCAGCACCGTGTTTAACCTACAAAATGATCCGCTACTTTAGCTTAGCACCCAAGTTCCCAGTTAATTACTGTTGGGTTCCTGGGAGGTTAGGGAGTAGCTGTGAGCCGTGTCCTAGAATAACCATGCTGCTTTTATTCTCGTGCCTTGAAAACATGCAGCATATGTTTGTTCCATACTGTACTATGCTGCAAGTCTTATTCACTTCGCAAGCGACATGAGATGGCTTGAGACCATACAAAATAAAGCCAAGACATTCCTTATCAGAGTCCCCAAAACTGCTAAAACATCGAATGTATGACAAGCGTGTTAAAAAAAACAGGATTAAGAAACTGAAAGCTAAGCTTGAAATTAAGCTTGCCAGAGActctcgattgattgattgatgaagattaagccacccaaaaggtggcactggcatgaatagcctgtaagtggtggcccttttgagctattaccagtatcaagagctgatactggagatctgtggaggcgcgactgcaccctgcgtgaggggagatgtctcccggaccaaatggtgaccaaatggagaGACTCTCGCTATCATGACATTCCCAAGAAAAACTTGGCTTCTGTTTACAAGAGGAAAACAAGACTAGCTCAAAGTGGCCTTACTTATCAGTTTGTAACCTTGAGGAGCTCCACCTGCTTGAACAAGCTCTTCAGCTCAGGGATGTAGTGGTGGCACATTCCTGGAAGGATGAACCATGTAGTAATATATTAAACGaagtgacacgaagtgtaaactatgtggtgtgTTAAGATCTCACACCCttacccattatgttcttgattgcctgttgattaatgtatatgaacactgagataaggactgttcctgaacatatagcctggatgtgtcacaacggaaaggttaatgatattctggagagatataataagaattttgcaccaagattgtgacCTCTTGTTGAGTTGTCTGCATGTctattgcaaattgtctatatacttagtcataaaagtatttgtgtgtgcgTCTGGTAATATACAACATGTGTAATGGAAGAAATGTATGTGTTTATctttcagaatgtttggtaatattttattgtttgtgatgtgtgtctatatatgtatgaacacgatgtactgatcggggtgagaatagcttgagctgcctcatccctttgtctgtattttacctcaataaacttatttcaatttaaatttcaatcgctgaaatcaagagagctgtaaaAAAGGCTAACTAATAAGGGAAGACTTATCAGTAGGATTAGCAGATTCATCAGTGTAGACTTGATCTAATTCGCTTCCTACCTATTCATTTATTTTCATGAGATACTTATGTATCATTTCTTGAGTTAAAATATAGATTTTATTTTCGTTGTGTCCTTGATCACTGTAATTTTACGTGATTTATCCTGCCAGCGAGGAGATATCTCGTTTATTATATCAATGTTGAAATAGGAGGGCGCTTAGGTTATATTTTGTCTATCATTTGCAGCAacactccacctctctctctctcgtccttaTCATTAATAACAGATGTTAGTATTTCTGAAACTTTATCTCGCCGAAGATATTTATAATACTTTCATAGTTGTACTAAGATAGGTATTTTGTTTCTATAGCTTCCCTTGGCCACAGATCTGTGTACTGATCTCTGCATGTTCCTCTGCGTGTCTTAACATCTCTGTGGTTCAGTCATCTCGGGGTCGTAAGTCTCCACACATTCGGACAATGAAGGTAATGTTTATAATCTTAGCAGCTCCTTGCTTCGTCTTCAGGGCCCTTGTTAGTGTCTCTCCTGGCATCGCTACTCAGGAACCCCACTGACCACCACGTAGTAAGCTCCCACTGCACCCCCTTAGGGTACGGGGGTGCAGTGGGAGCTTAGAACTGCACCCCCTCAATTCTACCCTCTCACCCCCTACATCCTACATtggccccccttctcccttccctaTCTCCCTCCTCCCATAGATAGAGTTATCTATTGAATCGGGCGTGAGAATCCTCTTGTccgcatatgtgtatatatagagAGACGTGGGAGAGTGCCAGTGAGTGCCAGGCTGAGTGACAGACAGGCAGGATGGTGCTCTACTCCAGCTTCCTCCTCGCTATCGTCTACTGCACTCTGGCCAAGAGTGCCAGaggtataatatatattaactctGTTGGTTCATTCCCGGGAAAGCTCTATATCTGCCTCTTGCGATGTCTCAGGATGCAATGGCGCCCGCCCACGGCTACAAGCGCCTCTCAGATGCTGCCATAACGTCacgtgacctcaggtcactttctCATTGGTCACTCCTGCCAACGCGTGACCAATCGCCTAACTTCCATCCGGGAATTTCGGTGTCGCTGCCTCTCTGATTCTCAGCGGGAAAGCTCTCTACTCGGTGTTGGTGGCGATCCGCCATCTTTGTCAAAAGGCTAAGCTTTGCCTCCTTCCCCACCGAAACTTAAAACATAAATAATTCTGAAATTAGGTTTCATGACTCCCAAAGTGTAGTAAAATAAGTCTTGGATACTTGTATCAATATACAGAGGCAGTATAACTCCTGACAAACGGAAGAGACGTGTCAGGCGACGGTAACCGTAGCAATACCTAGTTCCCAACACCCATTTTCACGACTGTTCACAGGCCAGGACTGCGTCTGGGACAGAGATGAGGACTTCCCCGTCAATCCTCCCATCCTCTTTGACGAGGCCTTCGAAATAGTCCGGCCAGTCCTAGAGGGCAGCTACAGGATGGTTAGGTGAGTCCCTGGAGAACATGTGCGTAAATATATGACTATACAGTAAGCGTAAGCGTATGTAAGGTCACACACAgcacctctcctgtgccaggtaagtccactacggactcaccatagcccgtgctacttcccccgctcctgtaccaggtaagctacaggctcaccatagcccgtgctacttggaacttgttccgagtagctgaatctataacaacaacaacgtatgTTCAGTGTGTGTATGCTTAGAGTGTGTGTACAATGAGTGTGTGAACGCTCACAATGTGCACGTAATGTGCATAATACGCTCACAGTGTGTGGTcgcgcgcacacaaacacacaacattaTAGCTTCAAGGTCGACCTTACACACACAAAGTCGACCTTGACTGAATCCAAGACAAATTTACTGACACCAGTCTGATGACCCCATGTCAATAGCTAATGACCTTGAACTTTGACCTCACTGGCGGTAACCCCTGATTAATCTTGACCTAAGACGATAGGCTTTTTTGATCTAGCCTTCCGTAGACGAGGCTAAATCTtagagacaggttaggttaggttatagtggggttaggttaggagtGATACGTTTTTAATACAACAATATACTTTTGTGAGCCGCGTTACGGTGAAAATGACCTGTGTCTTGTCCAGGGTGTCGGCGGGCAGCCGGGTGACGGTGGCGTGCCCCGAGACACTGGTCACCAACCTCGGGGTGTCGTCTGTGACGGCCGCTTGTGCTGGCGGGGTGCTCCTCGCTGTAGACGAGACGGTAAGTAGTACACTCTTGCCTTCCGTGAGCTCTCTCTTCCCGTAAGCCGCGCCTTCCGTGAGCTCTCTCTTCCCGTAAGCCGCGCCTTCCGTGAGCTCTATTCTCCCTTGGCCCTACCTTACCGTGAGCTCTATTCTCCCTTGGCCCTACCTTACCGTGagctctggcctccctgcatcacGTAATGGGCTCCGTGCTTCATGTAACGGGCTCCGTACATCACGTAATGGGCTCCGTGCGTCATGTAACGGGCTCCGTACATCACGTAATGGGCTCCATGCTTTATGTAACGGGCTCCGTACATCACGTAATGGGCTCCATGCTTCATGTAACGGGCTCCGTACATCACGTAATGGGCTCCATGCTTCATGTAACGGGCTCCGTACATCACGTAATGGGCTCTGTGCTTCATGTAACGGGCTCCGTACATCACGTAATGGGCTCCGTGCTTCATGTAACGGGCTCCGTACATCACGTAACGGGCTCCATGCATCACGTAACGGATCTCGTACAAATTGCTAGAATTTTGATcgttcttcattttttttttgtaccCTTGTAGCAAAAAATCATCGACACTACACCGTTCGCAGTAACTTTTAAGGCAAGAAGCAAACAATGTGTTATCGAGTAATCAAGTGAAGCATTCATGTTATGAACGATAATCATTAAATACTGTACATACCTCATTCCTCCGCGCTATGTGTCGAACATGAAGAACCGTATCTGACGTTTCGTACCCATTCGCTATCGGCACCACATAGGACGCcagttctcctcctcttccttacgTCTGGAGTATATATCCTGCAGGAGTGGGAGTTGGCGGAGTTGGGCTGCACGGACAAGGTGTCCGAGTCCATCCAGCGAGACCTGGGCAGCTGTGGCTCCGGAAACGTCGGAGTCGTCCACGCCATCGGCTTCGAGGTCGACGCAGCGGCGAGTTTCTACGAGCTGGTATGTAAACATTACCTTAGGCGGCAACACGAAACCTTTTCGAAGCTCCGAATCTTAGCATTATTTGTACATCAAATTTAAGATAAATTCACTTTTATTTCACTTGAAACAAACAAACATTCAGTATGCACATGAGTAGGATTATTATATGTTTGTAGGTgaaatatttattatattatatttaatttcgtgcttaaataatgctagggatTTGAAGGTTCGTGTTTCATTTAGTGTCTCGTTTAAAGCCTATCAACcacgggagggttattaagaccaccataaTTGCTAACTGACAAACTACCATAGTTCAGAATAAAAGTAAACtcttagtgtatatacaccgaaaaATAGAAACACCTATATCCTTCAAGTAAATGTTTCAATAGTCCAGCATATGCTACATAATAGTTATCAGTGTTTGCTGTGGAGACAAGTATTCAAATAGTTTGCAAGTTGGTTCCGCATATTCTGCAACAGCGGGAAAACTTACAATTAAATTCAGATTCTGATGAATGTtgtaacgaaaaaaaaaaaaatatacctaCTAATTAAGAGCCATCCATTCTCCTGCACAACAGATTCGCGTGTGCTTCGAACCCCAGTCCGAGACGACGCTGTACTCGCAAAACGTGATTCATGGCGCCAACATCGCCGCCAAGGACGTCGAAGCCAGCCGGCCCTCCTTCAAGTCTTCCTCTGGGTTCTTCAGCGTATCCATGAGTTCTGTCTACGCCCAGAGCACACAGCTGGACCTCATGACGAACCTTCTTGGAGACGCTGTAAGTGGCGCTGTAGACTCGGTCGGTCTCGAACGGTTGTGGGAAGTGTGACCGAGGTGATCCAGTGTCCCGTTGCTTCATGCCACACTTCCCTGTCCGGTCCCGCTTGTCTTCCTCAGACTTCCTCCTGTTGTAGGTCACACAGACGGGGACCTgagtatcccgccaaacacacagcgaaactacgacgttgctacaacgttcgaacaagatttaacaccacctaacaagttataagaaccaatataacaagttgtaacaacgttctaatacgtcataaacacgttaagccaagatgtaacaactttattacaagttgtaacaagcggaaaataggatcagttacggtttgtgtttccagggtatagcCACTAGAGGAACTTTCATCGTGCAGTGCGAGTGCAAGtaatcacctagatgtgctctctTTGATGTACTCTCTTAGATGTACTCTcttggatgtactcacctagatttgCTCTCCTACGTGTAGCCTAATGCAATTAATACATTCTTGTGTTCGTCTTACCACATTTGCGTTTAGAATTGCGTATTGAGTGGCTCACGCAAACATATTGTGTATGAAGAAGTGGCTCAAGCTAACGCAAATTGGCCGCTTTTACAGTGAAGAAATTCTTGCATCTCTATGACTTATCTGTTCCTCGCTCTGAGCCTTGCTTCTTTGTCTACTCTGTTAATTCCCCtgacgtgcgtgcgtgcgcgtgtatgtgtgtgtgtgtgtgtgtactcacctagttgtgcttgcgcaggttgagctctggctctttggtcgaagagcgtgtgcgtgtgtgtgtgtgtgtgagatttgAGTTATCCTTGCAGGGAAGAGCTGTCGAGCAGGAGAACTTGATCCAGTACCGCCAAGACTTGCCATTTCCGGTGTGTTGCCTTGGCGGTTCCTCGTGCAACAATAAGATCGGTGTTAATTGAAGGTGAGGGAAGCTCGCTCAGGTGTGACCAGAGGCAGGGAACGCTTTGAGCGTCTTTGTGATCAGACTGTGAGAACAGAAAGCCTATAATCACACTGACCTTAAGAgcgtgtcgttggattaatgaagagagagagagagagagtgagagagagagagagagagagagagagagagaagggagatatAAATAGTATGTGAGAAAGATAAATACCAAGAGATCTATTAGTCCACTACTAATTCCCCTGATAGGAATTGAAGGGTAGGGCTACCTGCTCTGCAGCTACAATAAGTTCTAAGTGGATAGAACCGAACAGGATGGCCAAGTATAAATCTGACTCCCCATTTTCCACTCCCTCCGGCTTAGAATGTAGACTGTAAACCATAAAATTGACGTAGCATCATACTAGTTGACATTAGGTTTGGACATTTGTTAGGGTGCATTCCAGCCGGGATCTTGCCAATTATCTAATCATATTATGTAGTCAGCTTCATCTGTGGCGTTTCATAATGACAATTTCTGGATATGAAATTCCACATTCAGTTGATCTTGTTGGTCGTATCAAGGATGTTGATTCTTATATCCAA of the Procambarus clarkii isolate CNS0578487 chromosome 56, FALCON_Pclarkii_2.0, whole genome shotgun sequence genome contains:
- the LOC123770784 gene encoding uncharacterized protein; the encoded protein is MVLYSSFLLAIVYCTLAKSARGQDCVWDRDEDFPVNPPILFDEAFEIVRPVLEGSYRMVRVSAGSRVTVACPETLVTNLGVSSVTAACAGGVLLAVDETEWELAELGCTDKVSESIQRDLGSCGSGNVGVVHAIGFEVDAAASFYELIRVCFEPQSETTLYSQNVIHGANIAAKDVEASRPSFKSSSGFFSVSMSSVYAQSTQLDLMTNLLGDADLANEVIDVSKQFYFAKGHMAPDADFVTVAEQDATYYFINALPQWQAFNNGNWKYLEYATRDLATKHNSDLTIYSGGWGVLELDDINNNPVEIYLGLSEDKKVVPAPAITWKVVHDEGRQRAAAVVGVNNPHLTRAPAKICSDLCDSLGWIDFDVNDLVSGFTYCCSVDDLRQAVPHVPDLGPVALLTD